CATCCTGAGCCTCTGGATACAACCAAAGGGATGTGGGGGTCCTGGGCTCCGCACCACCACCATGGAAGTCCCACAGTGAGTCAGCTAGAGCAAAGTGAGCCCTCCCACAGAGAACATGTTCCCAGCAGAGTGCCTCCACCTTGAATTTCACCTGCCTCCTCCCTGGAAGCCCTGCCCCAATCCTCAGAGACCCCAGCCCTCAGGGACCCCTGCCCTCAGAGGCTCACCTAGCTTCCCTGAAAAGTACCCAGCAGATGGTAAGAGGTCAGGACACGAGATGGAGTCCCAGCAGCTGGGCCTAGTGGGAGGGGGTATAAATGGGCGTCGAGGGCGGGGGCCCTAGCTCTGTAAGGGCATGGCAGCTTTCTCAGACCAATGAGGGACGGAGACTCAGAGACCTCCCTAGGGAGTCCTGGAGATGTGGGGGacgggggagggaggcaggaaaggagaggatccatcaagggagagggaggagagagagaaggaagagaagggctGGACAGGAGTAAATCTATTTAGGACTTTGTGACAAGCCCAAGATACCTTGGGCTTCTGAGGAGCTACCCTGGAATAGTGTCTGCTCAGCCCAGTCCCACTCAGACCTCCTTTCGGCTGCACAGAGCCAAGGGCCAGAGAGAGGCATGGCTCTGCCTTGGGCTCCACAGCAGTGTCTTGAAAGAAAAGGTACTGCCTACAGGTCATGAGGACAGTTCTGCCTCTGCAGGTCACCTCTGACCTCATCTGGGTGCCTCAAGGCAGCAAAATAATTTAGCCTTGTTTTTCCCATAGACCACCCTCCTCATGGGGCTACTGACAGTCAatgagcctttattaagtacttactgtgtgcaaggcaccatgataaagtgaaaggCAAACACATGTTACCTTCCCTCAACGAggtcataatctaatggggaagacaacaggtAAATAACTAGGTGcattgcaaaactacacagaacaTAGGTCATCTCCAGGGATGTGGGAGGGGCCTGAAAAGGCCTCCTGCtggaggtggaagtgaggagggagggcattccaggcataggagaccGCCAATGcaaagacttggagtcaggagatggagtgttggcCAGTGGGGCTGGATCACAGGGTGGGTGGAgggaaaaagactagaaaggtgggaagggggcTCATTGTGAAAGGCCTTAAACactagaggagtttatatttgatcctggatgtaaTAGACTTGGAGAGGTGGGGCTTtagaagaaaatcactttggcatctgagtAGAGGAATGATTGTGgggggagaaacttgagacaggtagatccccctcccccaacccctctgacagctattgcaataattctgGAATGGGGGAATGAAGGTCTGTATCATGGTCAAGGCAgtgtaagaggagagaaggggatgtatatgacagatgctgcagaggtgaaatcaaccacaggtgctgcagaggtgaaatcaaccaCAGGTGCTGCAGAGGTGAAGTCAACCAGAggtgctgcagaggtgaaatcgaCCAGAGGTGCTGCAGAGGTGAAGTCGACCAGAggtgctgcagaggtgaaatcgaCCAGAggtgctgcagaggtgaaatctacAAGCCTTGGCACTATATTAGATCTGGGgcatgagagagagggaggcatcCAGGATGCCTCCTAGGTTGCAAGTCTGAGGGATTGAGATGATGGTGATGGCCCTGGCCAATAACTGAGAAGTTAGGAATGAGTGTGAGGGGGGCTTCGAGAGAACAAAAATGGATTCCAGTTGaaagatgtctctgggacatccaCTCCGAGATGCCGATGCCGGAAAGGCAGTTGAAATGTGAGACTGGTCTGGAGAGAGGTCAGGCCTAGATAAGGAGATCTGAGAATGGTCGTTAAATCCCGGGGAGTTGAGGAGATCACCAAGGAAGATAACATTTCAGGAGAAGGTAAGAGGGCCCCAGAGAGAGCCCTGAGGTGACAGGCCTGACTGGAGGAGGATCCAGTCcaggagaaggaaggagtgaTCAGATAGGAAGTTCCTGGAAAACCTGGAGATAAGAGAATTTCgggaagaggatggagaaaaggtcattggatttggcaatgacTTTGCAAACCCAAGCAACTGAAGGTCAGGGAGAAGGTTGAGAGGCGGCTCTCACAGACCCCTGTTTCTTAGTTCAGGTGAAGAGGATCCTGGGATGGGCAGCTGGGAGGGGCAAGGAGTCCTCTCTTTGTCTTGACAGAACAGTCCGTCCCCCCCGCCCCACACACCCATACGCACTGAGAGGAGTCCCTTGGGGATCCCAGCCTAGAGCTGGGAGAGGGTTGTCTTGAAGGGCCAGCGCCTGGACCTATGTCTGATGGAGCAGACGCTCCCCCTCACTCCCTGCTAAGCAGGAAAGTGCATCCTTAGCGAGTGTTCACCTGCTACCACCTACTGGCCAGTCATGGAAATGCCCTTAGAAGGAGCTTGGAAATCCTTTTCCCGTCTCCCTGGTGGTAGCCAGCAGGGAAATTAAGACCCAGCCCCtccattccttctctttcccgTCTTTGTCccctcttgtccccttctctaATCCACCAAAGAAAAGGGGGATAAACCAAGAAAACGGCAGcagtaaaacatttaaaaaaccaaaatgccCCAGGCAGAAGGGGCTTGTGAATTACATGCCTCACTGGGCTGCTGGGCCACTGGGCTGGAGGATGTGTCTGTGGCTTTGGAGGCTGACCTGGGACCAGCCAGAGTCCTGAGAATATTGAGGAAATCTAGAAAGGTGGGGAATTGGGGTCGGGGAGAGGTAGCTGCCACTGGGATCTGGGACTCTGGATGGCTGGAGGCCTTGTGAAGGAGTATTAGGGCTTCTGGAGGGAGGTTGTGGGCCCTGGAGGCAGTTCAAACTGGCTCTGGAGAGCTGGTTCTTAAATGTCTATCCCAAACATTTGGGAAGTGGCAAAGGCAGCATTTGTTTCACTAGATTTGTTATTTcactgattgtctagacttccaaaagtaatggagaaaatggtaaTGATGCAGATCAAACTGAACAGGTCCTGGTGCtcttttttggggagggagagccGGTTGTTAAACAATTCTCAACACCCCCCTAACTGTGCCCTCTTTAGGGCCACTTTGAAGGGATGCCTGGGCAGACATTCCTCTGCAGATAGCCACTGGAACTGAATCATTAGGAGAGTAACAAAAGGAGCCATCCCAGACCAGCTGGACCTGGCTGAAGGGCCGACTTTATCACCGACAAGAAGAGACCAAGccctcccatcttttctctttgtagCCGCAGGAACTGACCCtctgaagggaaaagggaattgtctaaggtcacacatgaGATcactgggggcaggggaggggagctGAGTTTTTCTCTGCTGCTTGGCCACTTAGAAGTCATGAGCAGGACCTTCAGCAAGGTAGAGTGTGCCTGGATGTGAGACCTTCCCAAGAATTCAGACTATTCAAGACTGGACCAGGCTGCCTTGAAAAGTACTGGTAATGAGCTCCTTGTCTCTGGAGGTATTCAGGAAGAGGGTGGGTACCCTTGCTTCATGGAGCTCTGGGAAGACAAGATTGCCCTAGGAGGGAGGGTGCagagatccctcccagctctggcattccgGGCTTGTAAGACCACATTTGCCCAGTCCCACCCCTGCCTGGCATCCTCCGGAGTTACAGGCCACTTTTCACCTGGGGGGCGAAGAGCCACTCTGCcaatgaggggagggagaggtgctttcctcctctctctgtctccctcttgtGGCCTGGACAGGAATGGGTAGAAGAAAGGTTGAGCTGATGATGGACGATGACCCCAGGGCTCCAGCCCCCAGCCAGGGAAGCCCCTGATGTGTGCCAGTATTGTTCTTACGTGTCCCCACAGTGTAGAGGAGTGGgtcaggggaagggaaaggaggccTCTGACCCAGAAAAGGTGACCAGAAAGAGGCAGCATCTCTTGCTTTGGGCCTGCCCCATCATCTGCCCCTGCTGCCTGCTGCATCTGTGAGCTGCCTGCAGCCTCTTCCAAAGGCTGGGACTCCCCAGAACTAGCCCCTGTACAGACTTTGAAAGAAGACTCCCATCTGCCCCAATTTTGGTCAACCTCTTAACTGTGGAGAATGGAGAGCCGGAATAATGCCACCACTGAGGAACTGGACCAGGATCAGCACTGCCCATGTGCTTCTGTTTATTGTGGGGTAGACGCTCTGGTGAGGGGATAGTGTAAGGAAAAGGCCCATTTTACCTATTTCCCAGCCAGGAAAGACTGAAGCCCCTAGAGCTGCCACCCAGGGGACTCTTCCTAGGAGTCGGGCAGAGGGAGCCGCAGACCCTTCTTCATCTGGAGTGCCTTGTCCACCTCCTCGGGGGACTGCAGTCTGTGCCACTGCGCTAGGGGCCGCCGGGCATGAGCCAGCATGTCTGACCAGTGGTGCAGCTGGTGGCCAGTGGCCCGGCAGCCCAGGAGGAGTTTCCCCAAGGGCTCTCCCCTGGACAGGCGGCTGTGGCCCCAGACGGACACCAGCAGGTCCACATTCTAGGCAGAAggtagaggaaggaaaggagacacAGGATTAGCCCTTCCCTTGGGAGCCTGGGGACCCCACCCCTCTGGGCCCCCTCTGCTGGGAAGCCCACCTGGATCTGACTGAATGGCAAGGCAAAGGTGAAAGCTTCGTTGAAGTAAGGGTTGGAAGTATTTCTCTTCACGctcgtcttcttcttcttccactttTTCCGGTTTAGGAAAAGCTGAACCTTCACATAGGAgtctggggaggaggagaagggccTGATCTCCAAGCCCCAGCTCCTTTCCCTGGGCCCTCTCTCCAAATCCAGCCAGGGCCCCTACCTGACAGCCCTTGCTTCAAGCCTCGAGCCTCCAGCACCACTACGGTCAGCTTCCCCATGCTGGGGACATAGCGGAGAGAGAAACACAGCTCCCCCATCGGCTCCTGCTGCATGGGGGACAGAAAGCTCTCATGTGGCTGGACCCTCCTACTTCCTGGGTGGAAGTAGGTTGTGCTTTCCCCTTGTCTCCTGCCTGTGATGTGGTGGGCACCGCTTACTGACCCATCTGCCCCTCTGCTACCACCCCACACCCTTCCTCTCTTCCAAGGCCAAACTCCTAGATGCAAAGATCTGCACCTCCTGCCTGCTCCACTGCTTGTCACCAGCAGACCAGTCCGTgccttcctccctgctttctcCAATCATGTAGCCTTTTTCTCAGGCCTCCTCCTTTGGACACTGCTCCCCTTCCCCCTGTGggtgctctctcctctctgggtctgCTCCTCCCTGTCTGACCTCTCCTCCAGTGGCCCCCCTTTGTGGATGACCAACCCCTTCCTGTCCCCTTAGCATGGGCTGCTCTAGCAGTAGTATTCCCACCCACGCTCTAGCCCAATGCGTCTCCTTGCTGTCCCCCAAACACAAAATTCATCTCCCCCTTGGGATGCCCCCCTTGTCTTCCAGACTTTTCCTTGCAAGACTGTGCaccatcattcccccctcccccacaccttctCCAGGGGCTGTTTGAGGGCCAGACTGTCTTGTTTGGTCTCTGGATCCTCTGTGCCTAGAACAAGCCTCATCCAGAGTACACCCATAGAGGGCCAGCCTTTTTCAAGGTGGAGCATTGGAAGCAGGGTCCCTGGAGCAGGCCCTTCGCAGCCCCATGCCCAACAAGTGACTGAGAAAACCACTGGCCCCCGcccccccagctctgacattctcctAAAGGAggggccagcccattggagctggAGATGGTGCCTCACCTTAGCCTGGTCTGGTGGCCCCAACTCATACCACTGCTCCAGGACATGATGAAGGTCACTGGTGCCCAGGGGAATTCGGAGTTCCCCCATGGGGGCATGTGGGGAGAAGCGGTGGAAATCTAGGACCTGGATCACCAGTATGGCCTCAGGCAGCTCTGCTTGGGCCACctgatgggggagagggaaaggagccCTAGAATTGGTCTCCTCAACTCCAGGTTCCCCCAGCCCAGCCTGGAATAGGCCCCCGAAGCTCCACCTGGAAGACGCAGCTCTCGTTGAAGATGGGGCTGAGGGTCTGGCGGTGCACCTTGGTCTCATGAATCTTCTGGGGATCTGAAGTCAGGTGGATCCGGGCATAGGGGTCAGCCATGCCAGCAGCCTGCAGCGCCTTCAAATCAGCAGCCTCCTTCAGGCCGACCCTCAGCTGGCGGAATGAGGGGGGACCTCAGGGAATTGCCAGGTCTCTGCCCAGCCCCTTTCGTGCCCCCTTCCAGGTGTTTCCTTCCCCAGCCCAGCCACTTCTCTGGGCTGTGGCAGGCCCCTTTCTTCAATGAGAAAAATCTTCTTGGATTTCCCCTTGGGATGCCTGCCTCGCCCACCTCCTGGCTCCGGAAGTTGTATTCCAGGGAGACCTGGAGCCGGCCACTCTTTGGACCCTCCAGTGCCAGTTCCACATCATCCACATCGGGCTGCACCTGTGCAGAAGGAAGCCATGAGGAAAGCCCCCACTCAAACCTGCCCTTTCCCCCTTCAGTCCTCCAGGGGAGGACTCCCCGAGGCCAAGAAGGGTTTAGGGTGGGGCTAGTGGGGTGCTGCCAAAGGCCTCtgctgggggcagggagggggcccaTTTTCCACACAAGccattccctccccccaccccatccctagCAGTCTCTCTGGAGCCCATGTGGGTTCATGGCACTTCACCAGCAATGagtgatcctcacaactacctgGGACCCCTCCATGGAAGGTGGGGTCATGATCATCCACACTCCTAGGAGGTGAGGGTCACAGGCTAAGAAGTCCAGTGACCCAATCCaacacagccagtgtctgaagTCCTCCTGACTGCCCCTAGCCCCCTTTGACATCTTGGGGGACTGGGCTTGGCATCTTCACTATCTTTGCCTTGATCCCACAAGCCCTGACCCccttgttctggttctgctggGTGACCTGTGAGTCTGGTACTCAAGGTTCCTAGCGCCCCACTCCATCTCCTAGCCCATCCCTGTCCTCCCACCCTAATCATGGGATGGGAAAGCTGCAAGGGGCCACAGACAGACTTTGGGAAGAGGGAGCCCTTCACCTCCTGAGGCAACCCCTTCCACACTGGGAGAGCTCTGGGACTCTTTTTCAGTTTGGCCGCATTGATCTTGGTTTAACCCAGTGTGGCCCCTCCAAGACTTGGAGACAGCCACGAGGTCTCCCAAAGTCTTCCCTTGTGTGGCGGGGGTTCTTTGGGGGCCCTCCTTCGTACACTCCAGTTTTCGAGTCTCCTTCAACCTGGAACATCCCCCTCTCTTCCTGTTACACATTTACTCATTATCTAGAGCCAACCCATATTTGAATCCTGTCTGGGGTACCCATCTGACTTTGGCCCAGTCAAGTGATAGCCTccactctctaggcctcagtttcctcctctgtacgaTGGGGGCAATGACCCTCTCTTCTGACCATCTACGATCCTGTCCTCCCCAGAGATCCTCTGAGCCAACCATCCTCACCCCATCTTCTGTGCCAGAACggtctcccccttccccatcctccctCACAGGAGTAGTCACCTGACCTGAAGCTGGGCTGGTTGACTGGTCTCTCTGTGGGCACTCACCAGGTGGGCACTGGTGGAGTTTGAGGCCCTGCCCAGGCCCACAGTCTCCTTCttcacccttttttttttctgctggcagcggcagcagcagcagatgaTACAGAGCAGGCAGGAGACCAGCAGGAAGGCAGTTGCCACAAGGATGGTGATGAGCAGCCATCTCGGTACTGTGGAGCAGGTGGCATTGAACTGGGGAGGGGGGCAGCCAGCTCTGGGCCCCCAACCCCACCAGGCCAGCTCTCCCCACTCTCAAGACCACCAGCGGGACCCTCCTTGCCCAGACCACTAATCTTAGAGAGGGTGAAACGGAGGTTCAGAAAGTGGCAGGGACTTGAACAAGGTCACTCTGCTCATCAGTAGCTTCCAGGGTAACTTTCCAAAGGGTCCTGCTGAGGACTCACAGGGAATCTTGTCCCAGACATCCTGGATGAATCCTGGGGCACCTTGGGTCCTTGCAGAGAAGGGGGTGAAGGAGAGACCTGGACTTGTCTGATCTGCTGTAGTCATGTTCCTCAAGCACCTGGAGGAAACACTGTCCTGTTGGCCCTCCTCTGGTCCACCCGCCAAACAGCCAGCATTCCCTTGGGCTGGGTCAGCAGGGGTTGGCCACTCCATGGAGTCCTTGGAGCAGAGGCCAGGAGAGCTCCAGGGGACGCTGTGCAGGGTGGATCCCCCCCCCTTTTAAATAAGCCTGGAAATACCCAGAAAGCCTTCCTAGAGAATTGAGGAGTGAAGAAaaaaggcagccagaaagaagagaCATGGCACGTCccccctccatgcctttgcacaggctgtaaCCCCtggctggaattctctccttccttccctctaacTTTGGAATCCCTAGgtgccttcaaggctcagctcagggaCCACTTCCTTCACAgacaaggcctttcctgatcttccatGCTCCCCTTCCCCAAATGGTTTCACATGGAGGATATCTTTACAAGTCATGCACACCATGTGGCATTGACTTGAGTCTAAGTTTTCTGAGGCAGCTGCTACCCTGGGTTCTGTCCCCAAAACACACCTGCTCTGTTCCTACCTCTGAACTTCTTTCCCACCAGGTTCATGGACCTggagacttggaagggacctcagtgtccCTAGTGCCTAGGATAGTGCTGGGCACATGACAGGTCCCTGGAACCTTGGGGAAATGGAATGGAAGCTGGgctggagggagaggaaaggggagcgGCCAATAATACCAGAGTGACAGCAGTCTGGGGGCCTGGTTTCAGCTCCTGCCTCTTTGGGACGGTTCCAGAGTCTGTGCCTTGACTGAGGGCAGGCTTGTGCCCAGACCTTTCCCCACAATCCATCTGGGACCCCCTGAAGCCAGGAGATACCAAGGGGTAGCAGGAAGGTGTCAGGGGACAGCAGGCACAGAAGGAGGAGGCTGGCTTTTCTGGAGGGACCTTAGGCAGCGTTCCTCATGGCTGAGTCAGGTGCCACGCCCACTCAGCCCAGAGCACATGTTAGGGGGGGCATGGGAAGCAGATGTCTCTAGGGCCAATAGGCAGGAGAAAGCCCATCTGGCCTGACTGGTCCTTCCTAGGGCAGAGAAGGGTGAGGAAAGGGAAGGTCCCCAGATCTGAGAGTCAGGAGGCTTGGGCTGTCTGAATGCCATTCTCCCTGTGCCCATCTCCCATGCAGAGAGCCAGACTGGGCCATGGCCTCCTCAGTTATCAGTGTCCAGTCACTGAGTATTTGCTGGGTGGGAGGGCAGCCCTGGCACACCCAACCAGCAATCCTGCTTACCTCTGCTGACCCAGGACCAGGGTCTGTGGGTATCTGGAAGACTGTGGGCAGCCCAGACTGAGTTCCAGAGCCCGTTGCTGGCTGGGCCTGCCCTTGCTAGAGTTGGTCAAGATCTACGAGTCTGGGGTGATTTTCAAAGCCATGGGAAACTCTTCCATTCCTCATTCCCCATTCCTACAACCTGGCTTCTTATCAACATTCACTCAGAGCTCCTGAGCCCTACTGCGGACCTAACCAAACTTGGCTCAGTCCTGCCTTCACACCTTTGCTTACCAGGTATCCCCCTCCTGGTATGCCCATGCCCTTCACCTAACACAAAGATCTCTCCCTCTGCTCCTGCCTTGCGGCCCCATGGCCATATGCAATCCTCTCTGTTCTGTGAATcttgtctccttctcctcactcCTAGACTGGGAGCTCCCCTCAGCCACGGATCTCCTCCTCCCATCTCTTTAGGTCTGTTACTTCAGAGTAGAATCCAGGGTCAAGTGCACTTGACAGAGACTTGGCCATGGTTCATTCTCTCTCCCACCTGGTCAGTCTAATTGGAGTGGTGGGTGCTACTGGGGAAGGCCTTAGGAGGCACCTGCCAGGGGAGCTCAGGACAGGAGGAAGGGGTTGGGAGGGAAAGGGGCAGAGCCCAAGGGAGGCCCCTTACCTGTGGCCTCTGGGGCAGGTAGAGGCAGGCTCAGGAAGAAGTCATGGGTCCCTTCCCCTCCTGGGCTGACCTGAGGCGCCCCATGGCTGTGGGCTAGCAGCCCAAGGCTGCCCTTTCTCCCACCTCTGGCTGGACTGGAAATTCTTCTCTGCTCTGTCAGagagggggggtggggaaggacttACAGGAGCCCCACCTCAAAGCCCCGGAAGTCCTGAACCCTGGGAGCTGGGGAACTCCCTCGCCTGGCAGCAGGCCCTGCCAAGGACTCAAGGGAGTGGGTCCTGGGGTCCCTTCCCAGGActaaaaaagggaggaggggaggaggaagatggggGGACATTTCTGAACATTTTGGCTTCAAGTTTCTAGCAATGGGCCCTGAAACCTGGGCAAAATGTGGGGAGCAGTTAGGTTCCCTTTTTTTTCCACCTATAAAAAATATGGTGTTACTCTCTTAAATgtccattatttttttccttttaacagctttttattttttccaattacgcataaagatggttttcaacattcacttttacaagatttttgagttccaaatttttccccctccccaggaaggcctgaaatctgatataggctatacatggaCAATCCTATTAGACACATTTCCGCATtgatcatgttgtgaaagaagaaggagaatgaaaatgggaaaaccacgagaagaaagaaaaaggggaaattgtctgctttgatctgccttcggactctagttctttctctggatgtggatggcattgtccatcgtgagtcttttggaattgtcttaagtccttgccttgctgagaaggGTCGAGCCTGTCAAAGTCAGTCCTAGtataatgtggctgttactgtgtccagtgttctcctggttctgctcacttcactcagcctcagttcatataaatctttccaggtttttctgaagtctgcctgctcatcatttcttatggcacaatagtattccattacattcatataccaccagtggatgggtatcccctcagctACCACAAAAcaggttgctataaatatttttgtatatgtgggaccttcttccatttttatgatctctttggggtacggacctagcagtggtattgctggatcaaagggtatgataGACCTTGGGCATGGTACCAAATTACTCCAAAATGGATGGTtcattccaccaacaatgcattagtgttccaattttcccacatcttctccaacatttatcattctcctgTTTTGGTATGTTAACCAATTGGATAGGTGTGGGGTGGTACCTCAgggctgttttgatttgaatttctctaatcagtggtggtatagaacattttttcatatgcctatagatagctttaatttcttcatctgaagactgcctgttcatatcctttgactgttttcTTGTACATCTGACTCACTTCtccatatgttttagaaatgaggcccttatcacagacactggttgtaaaattctttcccagttttctgcttccctcctaatcttg
The DNA window shown above is from Notamacropus eugenii isolate mMacEug1 chromosome 2, mMacEug1.pri_v2, whole genome shotgun sequence and carries:
- the SYT8 gene encoding synaptotagmin-8 isoform X1, whose product is MTTADQTSPGLSFTPFSARTQGAPGFIQDVWDKIPLPRWLLITILVATAFLLVSCLLCIICCCCRCQQKKKRVKKETVGLGRASNSTSAHLVQPDVDDVELALEGPKSGRLQVSLEYNFRSQELRVGLKEAADLKALQAAGMADPYARIHLTSDPQKIHETKVHRQTLSPIFNESCVFQVAQAELPEAILVIQVLDFHRFSPHAPMGELRIPLGTSDLHHVLEQWYELGPPDQAKQEPMGELCFSLRYVPSMGKLTVVVLEARGLKQGLSDSYVKVQLFLNRKKWKKKKTSVKRNTSNPYFNEAFTFALPFSQIQNVDLLVSVWGHSRLSRGEPLGKLLLGCRATGHQLHHWSDMLAHARRPLAQWHRLQSPEEVDKALQMKKGLRLPLPDS
- the SYT8 gene encoding synaptotagmin-8 isoform X2; the protein is MTTADQTSPGLSFTPFSARTQGAPGFIQDVWDKIPLPRWLLITILVATAFLLVSCLLCIICCCCRCQQKKKRVKKETVGLGRASNSTSAHLVQPDVDDVELALEGPKSGRLQVSLEYNFRSQELRVGLKEAADLKALQAAGMADPYARIHLTSDPQKIHETKVHRQTLSPIFNESCVFQVAQAELPEAILVIQVLDFHRFSPHAPMGELRIPLGTSDLHHVLEQWYELGPPDQAKEPMGELCFSLRYVPSMGKLTVVVLEARGLKQGLSDSYVKVQLFLNRKKWKKKKTSVKRNTSNPYFNEAFTFALPFSQIQNVDLLVSVWGHSRLSRGEPLGKLLLGCRATGHQLHHWSDMLAHARRPLAQWHRLQSPEEVDKALQMKKGLRLPLPDS